A window of Pseudophryne corroboree isolate aPseCor3 chromosome 12, aPseCor3.hap2, whole genome shotgun sequence contains these coding sequences:
- the CALM1 gene encoding calmodulin-1, translated as MADQLSEEQIAEFKEAFSLFDKDGDGTITTKELGTVMRSLGQNPTEAELQDMINEVDADGNGTIDFPEFLTMMARKMKDTDSEEEIREAFRVFDKDGNGYISAAELRHVMTNLGEKLTDEEVDEMIREADIDGDGQVNYEEFVQMMTAK; from the exons GCCGATCAACTTTCTGAAGAGCAGATTGCTG AATTTAAGGAGGCTTTCTCCTTATTTGACAAAGATGGCGATGGCACTATCACTACCAAGGAACTGGGAACCGTTATGCGATCTCTGGGGCAGAACCCCACCGAGGCGGAGCTGCAGGACATGATTAATGAAGTTGATGCTGATG GCAACGGCACAATTGATTTCCCAGAATTTTTGACCATGATGGCAAGAAAAATGAAGGACACGGACAGCGAGGAAGAGATCCGTGAAGCCTTCAGAGTTTTTGACAAG GATGGGAATGGCTACATCAGTGCCGCAGAGCTCCGCCATGTAATGACTAACCTAGGGGAAAAACTAACAGACGAAGAAGTAGATGAGATGATCCGAGAAGCAGATATAGATGGCGATGGACAGGTGAACTATGAAG AATTCGTACAGATGATGACTGCAAAATGA